One segment of Ureibacillus thermophilus DNA contains the following:
- a CDS encoding DinB family protein, translating into MFEKIQKVREKVLKSVRSLSDEQLNEIPEEGKWSVAQVLEHLYLMEMNTVDGILETLSKDGYNPTEEKPIHQMLDRTVKRVAPDDLTPSGKFQTLEELERKLNRSREALLQSIEGVSEEDLENKSFIHRRYGLLSIRQWVLLVGYHEERHLKQIGEIKEAISNKVN; encoded by the coding sequence ATGTTTGAAAAAATACAAAAGGTTCGTGAAAAGGTGTTAAAGAGTGTTCGTTCCTTATCAGATGAACAATTAAATGAAATTCCAGAGGAAGGAAAATGGTCCGTTGCTCAAGTGTTGGAACATCTTTATTTAATGGAAATGAATACGGTGGATGGAATTTTGGAAACGCTCTCAAAAGATGGATACAACCCGACCGAGGAAAAACCGATTCATCAAATGTTGGACCGTACAGTGAAAAGGGTGGCTCCAGACGACTTAACACCTTCTGGAAAATTTCAAACACTGGAAGAATTAGAGCGTAAATTAAACAGATCAAGAGAAGCATTGCTTCAAAGCATAGAAGGAGTTAGCGAGGAAGATTTGGAGAATAAGTCATTTATCCATCGACGATATGGGCTGTTGTCCATACGCCAATGGGTATTATTAGTTGGCTATCATGAAGAACGCCACTTGAAGCAAATCGGAGAAATTAAAGAAGCGATTTCAAATAAGGTTAATTAA
- a CDS encoding YgaP family membrane protein, with protein sequence MSANVGTVDRVIRIVLGLAILSLLFILEGNLKYLGLIGLIPFITGLVKFCPLYSLFKINTCQRK encoded by the coding sequence ATGAGTGCCAATGTTGGTACGGTTGATCGGGTTATCCGTATCGTTCTAGGTCTTGCTATCCTATCGCTGCTTTTTATATTGGAAGGAAATCTTAAATATCTTGGGCTCATCGGGTTGATTCCATTCATTACTGGTCTTGTGAAGTTTTGTCCACTGTATTCTCTATTTAAAATTAATACTTGTCAAAGGAAATGA
- a CDS encoding IS1096 element passenger TnpR family protein — MKAYILKLSFEGIEPEVWRRVIIPAGATFNRLHETIQYVTNFKSYMEPYHDFCFPLEDVIITNNEELIAQKEIGGKKVKQPTRIKIDAYLEKYGKILYQYDFGVQWEITVALENTVDDYYFGFPTLLDGGGMAPPEDVGGPAGYMEFLKIIHNPVHPQYTIYREWAERVGYKPFNIENINHSLKHVKFKKTEWEHIHHENYVIISDKYRGSDLIDTEKVANKELIFDYIVSCTNLYGIVPNYKVIQIYNLQNKQKITNKDLQAITTDSHYKKMLEKSNVVVVMDRFIHQSLDENNLTQQLEQVVVGKPFYIPEKEELLRYKDAFYYEKTKYHRELAKLLEKVEITENKSIQEIMKDFVWKTKAMNYKFNSTMKEFMSQFVFKDVKQVNEITKVLVLAANATRTWNNRGYTPEELSNLTKPKQTKVAAGVKIGRNDPCLCGSGKKYKKCCGR, encoded by the coding sequence ATGAAAGCTTATATTTTAAAACTATCCTTTGAAGGAATTGAACCAGAAGTTTGGCGACGAGTAATTATACCAGCCGGAGCAACGTTTAATCGATTGCATGAAACCATACAATATGTCACAAATTTTAAAAGCTATATGGAACCTTATCATGATTTTTGTTTTCCATTGGAAGATGTCATCATTACCAATAATGAAGAATTGATTGCACAGAAAGAAATTGGGGGTAAAAAGGTCAAGCAGCCTACGCGCATTAAAATTGATGCATATTTAGAAAAATACGGAAAAATCCTTTATCAATATGATTTTGGAGTCCAATGGGAAATTACTGTTGCTTTAGAGAATACTGTGGATGATTATTATTTCGGTTTTCCTACTTTATTGGATGGGGGAGGTATGGCTCCGCCGGAAGATGTTGGGGGACCAGCAGGTTATATGGAATTTTTGAAAATCATCCATAATCCAGTTCATCCACAATATACGATTTATCGAGAATGGGCGGAAAGGGTTGGATATAAACCGTTTAATATAGAAAATATTAATCATTCGCTGAAGCATGTAAAATTTAAAAAGACGGAATGGGAACATATTCACCACGAAAACTATGTAATCATTTCCGATAAATATCGCGGTTCTGATTTGATTGATACGGAAAAAGTAGCGAACAAAGAGTTAATTTTTGATTATATTGTCAGCTGCACGAATTTATACGGAATTGTTCCAAACTATAAAGTGATTCAGATTTATAATTTGCAAAATAAGCAAAAAATTACGAATAAAGATTTGCAAGCCATCACAACTGATTCACATTATAAAAAGATGCTGGAAAAATCAAATGTCGTTGTAGTAATGGATCGATTTATTCATCAAAGCCTAGATGAAAATAACTTAACGCAACAGCTGGAACAAGTAGTAGTTGGAAAGCCTTTTTATATTCCGGAGAAAGAAGAGCTGCTTCGATATAAAGATGCTTTTTATTATGAGAAAACAAAATATCACCGAGAACTGGCGAAATTGCTTGAAAAAGTGGAAATCACTGAAAACAAATCCATTCAGGAGATCATGAAGGATTTTGTATGGAAAACCAAGGCGATGAATTATAAATTTAACAGCACAATGAAAGAGTTTATGAGTCAGTTTGTGTTCAAAGATGTGAAGCAAGTAAATGAAATCACAAAAGTGTTGGTATTAGCTGCAAATGCGACAAGGACATGGAATAATCGTGGATATACGCCGGAAGAATTGTCCAATCTAACGAAACCGAAACAAACAAAAGTAGCAGCAGGTGTAAAAATTGGCCGCAATGATCCATGCCTATGCGGAAGCGGAAAAAAATATAAAAAGTGCTGTGGACGATAA
- a CDS encoding serine/threonine protein kinase, protein MIRDYLENKYHQLFKQYIDEQTNFTFLKVLGFGAYGIVYLLKEEQTGKKYVLKRLKSKHHNSKKVRQRFEKEIQILKEIRLSFVPSVIASGEIENIPYFVMDYMEGRTFEQSIFEEGNVYSLPESIHIFKMLLKMVIQIHQKGIVHRDLRIPNVLIHQGKLSIIDFGLATYINPQENIEKVKNPKKAENHCSDLYFLGHFLLFLLYSSYTPNERKEKCWQEELQLPSEVKNYIERLLLIQAPFSSAEEALFSIPNV, encoded by the coding sequence ATGATACGGGATTACCTCGAAAACAAGTACCATCAATTATTCAAACAGTATATTGATGAACAGACAAATTTTACGTTCTTAAAGGTACTTGGTTTTGGCGCTTATGGCATCGTCTATTTATTAAAAGAAGAGCAAACCGGAAAAAAATATGTCCTCAAACGGCTGAAATCCAAGCATCACAATTCTAAAAAGGTGCGTCAGCGATTTGAAAAGGAGATTCAAATCCTGAAAGAAATCCGTTTATCCTTTGTTCCTTCCGTCATAGCATCGGGTGAAATTGAAAATATCCCCTATTTTGTGATGGATTATATGGAAGGGCGCACTTTTGAACAAAGCATTTTTGAAGAAGGCAATGTTTATTCCCTGCCTGAATCCATCCATATTTTTAAAATGCTTCTAAAGATGGTCATCCAAATTCATCAAAAGGGCATCGTACATCGTGATTTAAGAATTCCAAACGTCCTAATTCATCAAGGCAAACTTTCCATCATTGATTTTGGGTTAGCTACATATATAAATCCACAAGAAAATATTGAAAAAGTCAAAAATCCAAAGAAGGCAGAAAACCACTGCAGCGACCTTTATTTTCTTGGCCATTTCCTGCTCTTTTTGCTCTATTCCTCCTATACGCCAAACGAAAGAAAAGAAAAATGCTGGCAGGAAGAATTGCAATTGCCTTCAGAAGTAAAAAACTATATTGAACGTTTACTTTTAATTCAAGCCCCCTTCTCTAGTGCAGAAGAGGCTCTATTCTCGATCCCAAATGTATAA
- a CDS encoding DUF4097 family beta strand repeat-containing protein, whose translation MKKLILVGVLILLMISLVFNVPNGFLSQEHQVKVTDKIKTIDLDIKGVDSTIISKDQDYVKAELKGKGNVNLSKKGDTIEIEYHRPLFSFFHFGSRTQLVVTIPKDFDRELKVDVGSGDIDFQLSKDTVLTSLELDVHSGDIDINSLNTKIASLDVSSGDIDLKHFTGELAIDVSSGDVYVQIDELVGDIEAEVNSGQIVLDLPDDSDFTLNGEISSGAIHNHFPLKNEKNEKNEKNRLRGTHGSGKYSIDLEISSGTIEIK comes from the coding sequence GTGAAAAAACTCATTTTAGTTGGCGTTCTTATTTTGCTAATGATTAGTTTAGTTTTTAATGTTCCCAATGGGTTTTTGTCCCAAGAACACCAAGTAAAAGTCACAGACAAAATCAAGACGATTGATTTAGATATTAAAGGTGTCGATTCAACCATCATTTCTAAAGATCAAGACTATGTAAAAGCGGAATTAAAAGGAAAAGGAAATGTAAATCTTTCAAAAAAAGGAGATACAATTGAAATCGAATATCATCGCCCATTGTTTTCCTTCTTCCATTTCGGCAGCCGCACACAGTTAGTCGTGACAATTCCTAAAGACTTTGACCGAGAATTAAAAGTAGATGTTGGTTCGGGAGACATTGATTTTCAACTATCCAAAGACACTGTTTTAACTTCACTGGAACTGGATGTCCATTCAGGAGACATTGATATCAATTCACTCAATACAAAAATCGCTAGTTTAGACGTCTCTTCAGGTGATATTGATCTAAAGCATTTTACGGGAGAATTGGCAATAGATGTTTCATCTGGAGACGTATATGTGCAAATAGATGAATTGGTTGGAGATATAGAGGCAGAAGTAAATTCAGGGCAAATTGTGCTTGATTTGCCTGATGACAGCGACTTTACGTTAAATGGGGAAATATCCAGCGGCGCGATTCATAATCACTTTCCTCTTAAAAATGAAAAAAATGAAAAAAATGAAAAAAATCGTCTGCGTGGAACACATGGTTCTGGCAAATACAGCATTGATTTAGAGATATCCAGCGGAACAATCGAAATTAAATAA
- a CDS encoding multicopper oxidase family protein, translated as MSKRKVNPKDPKTVPKFVTPLSKPPVVTPTPHPDYPANSYLEITMKETKHRFHRDFPLTTVWGYNGLYPGPTIEARKDKKIYVKYVNRLPKKHFLPIDRSLHGVGDSPEVRSVVHLHGANVFWESDGHPEAWYTQNYEYTGPKFRRKVHEYTNHQPAATLWYHDHTMAMTRLNVYAGLAGFYIIRDALEEQLNLPKGGYEYPLLLQDKSFNEDGSLFYPDKPPEDSPFPTPFIPTIVPFFNGDLMVVNGKVWPYLNVEPRKYRFRILNGSNSSTYNIQLENNAPFYLIGTDGGFLEAPVEVTSIELMPAERVDVIVDFAPFKGQKIKLLNTLFSEEEPKREIMEFRVTKPLKGKDTSEIPTRLAEDMELHEHLASTTRKLPLSTGTDKYGRIMMMLDGRMYHDPCTESPSLDSIEIWEFINTTPISHPMHIHLVQFKILNRQPFNVEMYQESGGKILEFTGNPEPPRDFEKGWKDTVKAPSGMVTRVIMHWKEHTGNYIWHCHLLEHEDHDMMRPIRITENASSVHHQEEHHNNHEMR; from the coding sequence TTGTCAAAAAGGAAAGTAAATCCAAAAGATCCAAAGACAGTGCCAAAGTTTGTAACACCACTGTCAAAGCCTCCAGTTGTTACCCCAACACCTCACCCTGATTATCCGGCCAATTCCTATTTAGAAATTACTATGAAAGAAACGAAGCATCGATTTCACAGGGATTTTCCACTAACAACCGTATGGGGCTATAACGGTCTCTACCCTGGCCCAACTATTGAAGCGAGGAAAGATAAAAAAATTTATGTGAAATATGTAAATCGACTGCCAAAAAAACATTTTTTGCCCATTGATCGCTCTCTCCATGGTGTAGGAGATTCACCAGAAGTCCGTTCCGTTGTACATTTACATGGAGCCAATGTATTTTGGGAAAGCGATGGGCATCCGGAAGCCTGGTATACACAAAATTACGAATACACCGGCCCCAAATTCAGGAGAAAAGTCCATGAGTATACAAATCACCAGCCAGCTGCAACCCTTTGGTACCACGACCACACCATGGCCATGACAAGACTAAACGTATATGCAGGTTTAGCAGGTTTTTACATTATTCGCGATGCCTTGGAAGAACAATTAAATTTACCAAAAGGAGGTTATGAATATCCGCTTCTCCTTCAAGACAAATCTTTCAATGAAGATGGTTCACTTTTTTATCCAGACAAACCTCCGGAAGATTCGCCTTTCCCAACACCATTCATTCCTACCATTGTTCCGTTTTTCAATGGAGATTTAATGGTGGTAAACGGCAAAGTTTGGCCTTATTTAAATGTGGAGCCTAGAAAATATCGATTCCGCATTTTAAACGGCTCCAACAGCTCCACATACAACATCCAGTTAGAAAACAACGCGCCTTTTTATCTAATCGGTACGGATGGGGGATTTTTAGAAGCTCCTGTTGAGGTCACTTCCATTGAGTTAATGCCGGCAGAACGGGTGGATGTAATTGTCGATTTCGCCCCATTTAAAGGGCAAAAAATTAAATTATTGAACACATTGTTTAGTGAAGAAGAACCGAAAAGAGAGATTATGGAATTTCGTGTAACAAAGCCGCTCAAAGGAAAAGACACAAGCGAGATTCCAACAAGACTTGCAGAAGATATGGAACTGCATGAACATCTTGCCTCAACGACCCGAAAATTGCCTTTATCCACAGGCACTGACAAATACGGTCGAATTATGATGATGCTGGATGGCCGAATGTACCATGATCCATGTACAGAAAGCCCTTCATTAGACAGTATTGAGATTTGGGAGTTTATTAACACCACACCTATTTCCCACCCTATGCATATTCATTTAGTTCAATTCAAAATTCTAAATCGCCAGCCTTTTAATGTAGAAATGTACCAAGAAAGCGGCGGAAAAATTCTTGAATTCACCGGAAATCCAGAACCTCCCCGCGATTTCGAAAAAGGCTGGAAAGATACAGTGAAAGCTCCTAGCGGCATGGTTACAAGAGTCATAATGCACTGGAAAGAACATACGGGGAACTATATTTGGCACTGCCACTTGCTTGAACATGAAGACCACGATATGATGCGGCCAATTCGCATTACAGAAAACGCTTCTTCCGTTCATCATCAAGAAGAACATCACAACAATCATGAAATGAGATAA
- a CDS encoding S-layer homology domain-containing protein: protein MKKSRLFPILLALVLLLVLPFGSAGAAGFKDVDSNYWAANEINRLAEKGILAGYEDNTFKPENHVTRAQTAIILSRLLNLDTSKESSIEYKDVSKDFYAYGAIAAVTNAGIMKGSNREFRPDANLTRAQMAIVIANAFNLKGDGTTSFTDVPKDFYAYEAIDALRTNGITTGSNNAFNPDDSITRAQFAVFLSRILDNQSKNEVDPLVEELKQIYNNESNLDSYDFEGTMNFGIEFPVFEGMTEEDAAIFDMFKDISADFKGVYQKDPLMLEMVMTMKINGMTMEMPAIMTADKMYIQLPEVPGEETPDELKGKFLEMDFNELAGLSGQPVPDFDLELNQKLNAALYDIYFKHFGSDYYKQVPKNSVSVPSNYEVAKVYKFEVTNAELTPFIQKLVYNFLPEFFALLENPEYAKALGITADDVKAVKELLNDPQLKAFIENIGNFVTLNNFKEYIAVHPDKYISYDVFDFNAKVAMEGQTFGFKMNYKMGKSNVNETPNFTIGIPSEENIIKFEELYNLEDFDIEGDIVEEEASK from the coding sequence ATGAAGAAATCTAGACTTTTCCCTATTTTGTTAGCGCTAGTTTTATTGTTAGTGCTACCATTTGGAAGTGCTGGCGCAGCAGGTTTTAAAGATGTAGACAGCAACTATTGGGCAGCTAATGAAATTAATCGCTTAGCAGAAAAAGGTATTCTTGCTGGTTATGAAGACAATACATTCAAACCGGAAAATCATGTTACACGTGCACAAACGGCCATTATTTTATCAAGATTATTAAATCTTGATACAAGCAAGGAATCAAGCATCGAATATAAAGATGTTTCAAAAGATTTCTATGCATATGGCGCAATTGCTGCTGTAACAAATGCAGGCATTATGAAAGGGTCAAACAGAGAATTTAGACCAGATGCTAATCTTACTCGCGCTCAAATGGCTATTGTTATAGCTAATGCTTTCAATTTAAAAGGGGATGGCACAACATCCTTTACTGATGTTCCAAAAGATTTCTATGCTTATGAAGCAATTGATGCTCTACGTACAAATGGCATTACAACAGGAAGCAATAATGCATTCAATCCAGACGATTCTATTACGCGTGCTCAATTTGCAGTATTTTTATCAAGAATTTTGGACAACCAATCTAAAAATGAAGTTGATCCACTTGTAGAAGAATTAAAACAAATTTATAACAATGAATCGAATTTAGATTCTTATGATTTTGAAGGAACAATGAATTTTGGCATTGAATTCCCTGTTTTTGAAGGAATGACAGAAGAAGATGCTGCAATCTTTGATATGTTCAAAGATATCAGCGCTGATTTTAAAGGTGTTTATCAAAAAGATCCATTAATGCTTGAAATGGTTATGACAATGAAAATAAATGGCATGACAATGGAAATGCCAGCAATTATGACTGCTGATAAAATGTATATCCAATTGCCTGAAGTTCCAGGAGAAGAAACTCCAGACGAATTGAAAGGCAAATTTTTGGAAATGGATTTCAATGAATTGGCAGGATTATCTGGACAACCTGTACCAGATTTTGATCTTGAACTAAATCAAAAATTAAATGCGGCATTGTATGATATCTACTTCAAACATTTTGGTTCAGACTACTATAAACAAGTACCTAAAAATTCCGTTTCAGTGCCAAGCAATTATGAAGTAGCAAAAGTTTATAAATTTGAAGTAACAAATGCTGAATTAACACCATTCATTCAAAAATTAGTGTATAATTTCTTGCCAGAATTCTTTGCATTATTGGAAAATCCCGAATATGCAAAAGCTCTTGGCATTACTGCTGATGATGTAAAAGCAGTAAAAGAATTATTAAATGATCCACAATTAAAAGCATTTATCGAAAATATCGGCAACTTTGTGACATTAAATAACTTCAAAGAATACATTGCTGTACATCCAGACAAATATATTAGCTACGATGTATTTGACTTCAATGCAAAAGTAGCGATGGAAGGCCAAACTTTCGGCTTCAAAATGAATTATAAAATGGGTAAATCCAATGTGAATGAAACTCCAAACTTCACAATTGGCATCCCTAGTGAAGAAAATATTATTAAATTTGAAGAATTGTATAATCTAGAAGATTTTGATATCGAAGGAGATATTGTTGAAGAAGAGGCTTCAAAATAA